AGTTCTGGAGGCCGAGGAATATTTCGCGCCCGGCCAGAAAGGCTCGTCGGCGATGCCGCACAAGCGCAACCCGGTGCTGACCGAGAACCTCACCGGCCTTGCCCGCGTGGTCCGCTCCGCCGTCACCCCCGCGCTGGAAAACGTGGCGCTGTGGCACGAGCGCGACATCTCGCACTCCTCGGTCGAGCGCTTCATCGGCCCCGATGCCACGATCACGCTCGACTTTGCGCTGGCCCGGCTTACCTCGGTGATCGACAAGCTGCTGGTCTATCCTGAGCGGATGCAGAAGAACCTCGACAAGATGGGCGGCCTTGTCCACTCGCAGCGCGTCCTGCTCGCGCTGACGCAGGCGGGGCTGGAACGCGACGCTTCGTACAGGCTGGTGCAGCGTAACGCGATGAAGGTGTGGGAAAGCGATGGCCAGCTTTCGCTGCTCGAACTGCTCAAGGCCGATCCCGAAGTAAGCGCAGTGATGAGCGCGGCCGAACTGGAGGACAAGTTCAACCTCGACTATCACTTCAAGGCCATCGACACGATTTTCGCGAGGGTGTTCGGAGAAGCCTGAAAACGCGGGGACTCGCCAAGCGCGCCCGCCTGCCCTAGCATTGCGACGGACGGGCGGGTCACGAAGCGAGAGGCGTGAATATGCTGCGTACGATTTTCTGGGTTGTGGTCATTTCCGCACTGGCAGCGTTCAGCGCGGCCAACTGGGTGCCGGTCGAAGTCCGTATCTGGGAAGGCCTGCTGCTGGAAACGAAGCTGCCTGCCCTTGTCATCGGTGCGTTCCTCCTCGGACTCGTGCCGATGTGGTTCCTCTACCGCGCCACCCGCTGGCGTCTGGCCCGCCGCATTGCCTCGCTTGAAACCTCGTTGAACACCCGTACATCGCCGTCCCTCAGTTCCACCAACCTCGAAGCCGCCCAGGGCCAGCCCATCAGAAGCGAGACACCGTGAGCAACCCGATCTACCTGGCCCTCGACCTTCCCCGCCTCGACGCAGCCGTCGCACTTGCCCAAAAAGTGAAGGGCCACGTCGGCGGGCTGAAGCTGGGCCTCGAATTCTTCTGCGCCCACGGCCATCATGGTGTACACGAACTGGCAAAGGTCGGCCTGCCGATCTTCCTCGATCTGAAGCTGCATGACATTCCGAACACCGTCGCGGGCGCGATGCAATCGATCCATGTGCTCGAACCGGCTATCGTCACGATTCATGCATCGGGTGGTCGCGCGATGATGGAAGATGCCAAGGCGGCGGCTGGCGAACATACCAAAGTCATCGCCGTGACCGTGCTGACCAGTCTCGACGATGCCGACCTGAATGGCATGGGTGTAGGCGGATCGGCGCACGATCAGGCACTCCGCCTTGCCGATCTGGCACAGGAAGCGGGCCTTGATGGCATCGTCTGTTCAGGCCAGGAAGTCGCCGCCATCCACAAGCGCTGGAAAGACGGTTATCTCGTCGTGCCAGGTCTGCGTCCGGCGGACGGCAAGCTGGGCGACCAGAAGCGCGCCGTCACGCCCCGCGCCGCGCGCGACGCCGGTGCCAGCATTCTGGTGATTGGCCGCCCGATCAGCCGCGCCGAAGATCCCGTCTCCGCCGCGCGCGCGATCGAAGCCACGCTCTGACGACAATCGGTGCACAGGAACGAAGGCTCGCCTGAACGGTTCATCGCCCTGTAACGTCGGTCCGCCCACATCTGCCGGCAACGACACTTACGGGAGATACCCCCAGATGAAGCGCACGTTCCTTCTCGCTGCCGCCATGGCAGCCCTCACGCCGCTTGCCGCCGCTCATGCACAAGGCATGTCCGCAGGGCCGGTTGTCGCATCGGGCAACACTCTGCTCAGCGTCGCTGCCGAGGGCAAGTCCACACGCACACCCGATCTTGCCGTGTTCAGTGCAGGCGTAACCACGCAGGCCAAGACCGCAGGCGAAGCGCTGACCGAGAACGCCGGCCGCATGACGGCGGTGATCGCATCGCTGCGCAAGGCCGGTATTGCCGAGCGCGACATCCAGACCAGCAACCTTTCGGTCAATCCCGTCTATGGCCAGCCCAAGCGCATGCCCGATGGTTCGATGGAGCAGCAGGACCCGGTGATCATCGGCTATCAGGCGACCAATCAGGTATCGGTCCGCCAGCGCAAGCTCGACAGCTATGGAAAGGTGATCGACACCCTGGTCGCCAATGGTGCCAATCAGGTCAACGGCCCGTCCTTCCAGATCGATAATTCCGATGCGGCAATGGACGAAGCCCGGATCGAGGCGATGAAGAAGGCCCGCGCCCGCGCCGATCTCTATGCCAAGGCCGCAGGGCTGCGCGTTGTCCGCGTCCTGACGATCAGCGAGAACGCGGGCTGGTCACCCCCGCAGCCGCAAGTGATGTTTGCCCGCGCCGAAATGGCCGGAGCGCCCAAATCCTCGCCGGTTGCGGCAGGCGAACTGGAAATGACCGTCACGATCAACGTCACTTACGAACTGGCATCCTGATCGCAAATTGACAGGGGTGGCGCGTTGACCGTAACGCGCCACCCATGACAGCACCCGGATCCGCGCCAGCCATCAAGATTTGCGGCATCAATACGCCGCAGGCGCTCGATGCTGCGGTCGTCGCGCGTGCCGACTACATCGGACTGGTGTTTTTCGCCAAAAGCCCGCGCAATGTGTCGTTGCACGATGCTGCCGTACTTGGCGAGAGGGCAGCCGGACGCAGCAAGGTCGTCGGCCTGTTCGTCGATGCAAACGATGCGACTGTTGCCGAAGCCGTCAGCGCCGCACGGCTCGACGTGATCCAGCTTCATGGCAAGGAAACGCCCCAACGGGCTGCACAGTTGCGCGCGCAGTTTGGGCTGCCGGTGTGGAAGGCCCTGTCGGTGGCCAGCCGCGACGATGTGGGCAATGCTCAAGCATACGCCGCAGCGGCAGACCTGATCCTGTTCGATGCCAAGGCGCCCAAGGGCGCCAATCTTCCCGGCGGGCTGGGGCTGGTGTTCGACTGGGACCTGCTTGCCGCCTATCGCGGCAAAACGCCGTGGGGCCTGGCAGGCGGCCTCTCCCCCGACAACGTGGCAGACGCCGTGCGCCGTACCGGAGCCACGCTGGTCGACGTATCTTCGGGCGTCGAAAGTGCACCCGGCGTGAAGGACGCAGACCGCATCCACGCCTTCTGTTTCAACGCCCGAAACGCGTGATCCGCTAGCCAGCAACGCAAACGGGCGGACTTCGGAAGAAGACCGCCCGCGCAATCGCTTCATTGCGCAGGATCATCCGACCCCGCGCGAAAGGCTTCAGAAGCCGTAAACGAGCGAAACGACAGCCTGGTTGTTGTTCAGGCCGGTCGAACCGTCTTCGCCGTAGTAGTGGGTGTGGTTGTATTCGACGCGCACGCCCACCTTCTCGGTCAGGTCTGCCTGAAGGCCAAGACCAAGACGCAGGCCGTCAGCCGAATCCGAGAACTCATCGCCAGCGACGATCGCGGTGGCACGGCCACGCTGATAGCCGACACGGCCATACAGGGCAGTCGCTTCGCTGGGGCGGAAGCCGAGCAGAGCCGAGGCACCGAAAGCATGATCAGCTTCGAGAGCATCGGTATCGTCACCGACCTTGGCGGTCGACAGGTCGAAGTTGGCTTCGAAACCGGCATAAGTCGAGGTCGACAGCGGGAAGTTGTAACCCGCGAACACGGTGCCGCCGACGCCGTTGATACCGAGGCCTTCGTCATCCGCCGAAGTTGCGAAGTTGTCGTGCGTGACGCCAACGCCAACGTAAGAGCCGGCATCGCCAGCTGCGAAGGCTGGGGTAGCCGCAACAAGCGAGGCAGCGAGAGAGATAAGAACCAGACGCATATATTGTAC
This genomic interval from Novosphingobium sp. CECT 9465 contains the following:
- a CDS encoding DUF1049 domain-containing protein, coding for MLRTIFWVVVISALAAFSAANWVPVEVRIWEGLLLETKLPALVIGAFLLGLVPMWFLYRATRWRLARRIASLETSLNTRTSPSLSSTNLEAAQGQPIRSETP
- the pyrF gene encoding orotidine-5'-phosphate decarboxylase — protein: MSNPIYLALDLPRLDAAVALAQKVKGHVGGLKLGLEFFCAHGHHGVHELAKVGLPIFLDLKLHDIPNTVAGAMQSIHVLEPAIVTIHASGGRAMMEDAKAAAGEHTKVIAVTVLTSLDDADLNGMGVGGSAHDQALRLADLAQEAGLDGIVCSGQEVAAIHKRWKDGYLVVPGLRPADGKLGDQKRAVTPRAARDAGASILVIGRPISRAEDPVSAARAIEATL
- a CDS encoding SIMPL domain-containing protein translates to MKRTFLLAAAMAALTPLAAAHAQGMSAGPVVASGNTLLSVAAEGKSTRTPDLAVFSAGVTTQAKTAGEALTENAGRMTAVIASLRKAGIAERDIQTSNLSVNPVYGQPKRMPDGSMEQQDPVIIGYQATNQVSVRQRKLDSYGKVIDTLVANGANQVNGPSFQIDNSDAAMDEARIEAMKKARARADLYAKAAGLRVVRVLTISENAGWSPPQPQVMFARAEMAGAPKSSPVAAGELEMTVTINVTYELAS
- a CDS encoding phosphoribosylanthranilate isomerase; the protein is MTAPGSAPAIKICGINTPQALDAAVVARADYIGLVFFAKSPRNVSLHDAAVLGERAAGRSKVVGLFVDANDATVAEAVSAARLDVIQLHGKETPQRAAQLRAQFGLPVWKALSVASRDDVGNAQAYAAAADLILFDAKAPKGANLPGGLGLVFDWDLLAAYRGKTPWGLAGGLSPDNVADAVRRTGATLVDVSSGVESAPGVKDADRIHAFCFNARNA
- a CDS encoding porin family protein codes for the protein MRLVLISLAASLVAATPAFAAGDAGSYVGVGVTHDNFATSADDEGLGINGVGGTVFAGYNFPLSTSTYAGFEANFDLSTAKVGDDTDALEADHAFGASALLGFRPSEATALYGRVGYQRGRATAIVAGDEFSDSADGLRLGLGLQADLTEKVGVRVEYNHTHYYGEDGSTGLNNNQAVVSLVYGF